In Candidatus Hamiltonella defensa 5AT (Acyrthosiphon pisum), one genomic interval encodes:
- a CDS encoding type III secretion chaperone — translation MNNNIDLADLVRKALISCGCNENLLQNFDAHSTIQLEFDEKPSIFISRDDEDEIWVWSSLMPLLTEPERETLLERSASLIKEKLEAECDFSATKKLELDNDEDAIHLKVKVDPDYLHDHEKFSNVLTGFFEEIETYSEMLR, via the coding sequence ATGAATAATAATATTGATCTGGCTGATTTAGTGCGTAAAGCGCTTATTTCATGCGGTTGTAATGAAAACTTATTACAAAATTTTGATGCGCATTCCACCATTCAGTTAGAGTTTGATGAAAAGCCCAGTATTTTTATCTCTCGTGATGATGAAGATGAAATTTGGGTATGGTCTAGCTTAATGCCTCTTTTAACAGAGCCAGAGCGCGAGACCCTGTTGGAAAGATCGGCGAGTTTGATAAAAGAAAAATTAGAGGCGGAATGTGATTTTTCGGCCACCAAGAAACTTGAGTTGGATAACGACGAAGACGCTATTCATTTAAAAGTTAAAGTAGATCCCGATTATTTACATGATCATGAAAAATTTTCAAACGTATTAACCGGCTTTTTTGAAGAAATAGAAACCTATTCTGAGATGCTTCGATAA
- a CDS encoding winged helix-turn-helix domain-containing protein, protein MNNILSHSEKYIFGEFTLTADALLSYKNKIVKVPPKEFSILMLLLDSAGVLISKDDFLEKVWPNEFVSEESLTRCIYVLRRLLHENKNNRYIDTVYGKGYRFIQPVTQSERFAESQCSLAVLPFKLPQHFDSLMIHDFLIQSLSKYTYSGLNVLPSTLINSCKDYDGIMCFLEKMKPNYYLSAHTINDGDISSLRIELIRTHDHSIVHREKFDLCDNVHLTCLNLQGVIHKLLARHIPSLNKKSSSVPVMKEFDTTFAYLNAHHKFYSHKLYNIK, encoded by the coding sequence ATGAACAACATATTATCTCATTCAGAAAAGTATATTTTTGGTGAATTTACTTTAACTGCAGACGCGTTGCTTTCTTATAAAAATAAGATAGTTAAAGTTCCACCTAAAGAGTTTTCTATTTTAATGTTATTACTCGATTCAGCTGGAGTATTAATATCTAAAGATGATTTTTTAGAAAAAGTATGGCCTAACGAATTTGTTAGTGAAGAATCATTAACGCGTTGCATTTATGTATTACGTCGTCTTCTTCATGAAAACAAAAATAACCGTTATATAGATACTGTTTACGGAAAAGGTTATCGATTTATTCAACCCGTCACTCAGTCAGAACGCTTCGCTGAATCTCAATGTAGTTTGGCTGTACTTCCTTTTAAATTACCTCAACACTTTGATTCATTAATGATCCATGATTTTTTAATACAGAGTTTGTCAAAATACACTTATTCCGGTTTGAACGTTTTGCCTTCCACTTTAATTAACAGTTGCAAAGATTACGATGGTATCATGTGTTTTCTTGAAAAAATGAAACCTAATTATTATCTTTCTGCTCATACCATCAATGATGGTGACATTTCTTCACTACGTATTGAATTAATTAGAACGCATGATCACTCTATTGTACATAGAGAAAAATTTGATCTCTGTGACAATGTTCATCTGACTTGTTTAAATTTACAAGGTGTTATACACAAATTGTTAGCTCGTCATATTCCTTCTTTAAATAAAAAAAGCAGTTCTGTCCCTGTTATGAAAGAATTTGATACCACTTTTGCTTATTTAAACGCACATCACAAATTTTACTCTCATAAATTGTATAATATTAAATAA
- a CDS encoding YopN/LcrE/InvE/MxiC type III secretion system gatekeeper, with amino-acid sequence MNITQSVLPARNLYTKGIARERRTKDSMEENKNKYNAQMDSLHKTGEIIEDLSVGAQVQKFAYFSDEMSVLLAQLRNRRDLEKKSGLMSESFERVLEEDVVPKVNQLIKSVESSQGAGIQNLLTHARKFFPDDSDLVLVLREILKRRKLNPKLRKRLMSLLAHLEETADPRRLKAGINVALKARLFGRYLSLDPALVRESYRNFLENEKTELENYQDWISIYGYQKRGAVVDFMEGALLADIDSQDPSCSMLEFGHLLGKLGQLKLLRSSDIIFIKSILKSPLVKSFNESEKAWLLFMLCVLQQPEYLDDFLSEVLGERILMREHAKRSQLLQVIYRACKKLPIELFVGLEERESMLERFEQLAAVAYRREMIEARRNEKIKRKKYKNKKNKKSFDFYSDDNTN; translated from the coding sequence ATGAACATCACTCAAAGTGTTTTACCTGCTAGAAACCTTTATACCAAAGGTATCGCCAGGGAGAGACGCACCAAAGACTCAATGGAGGAGAATAAAAACAAATATAACGCTCAAATGGATTCACTACATAAAACAGGTGAAATTATTGAAGATCTTTCTGTAGGAGCGCAGGTACAAAAATTTGCTTACTTTTCAGATGAAATGTCAGTCTTGCTGGCACAATTGCGTAATAGACGAGATTTAGAAAAGAAATCAGGTTTGATGTCAGAAAGCTTCGAACGGGTTCTAGAAGAAGACGTTGTACCAAAAGTGAATCAATTAATAAAATCAGTAGAGTCTTCACAAGGCGCTGGTATTCAGAATTTATTAACCCACGCTCGGAAATTTTTCCCTGACGATAGTGATCTTGTGTTGGTATTGCGTGAGATATTAAAACGTCGCAAATTAAATCCAAAGCTCAGAAAACGTCTGATGAGTTTGCTCGCACATCTTGAAGAAACGGCTGATCCACGTCGATTGAAAGCGGGTATTAATGTCGCATTAAAAGCCCGTTTGTTTGGAAGATATTTATCTCTTGACCCCGCTCTGGTACGTGAAAGTTATCGAAATTTTCTAGAAAATGAAAAAACAGAGCTAGAAAATTACCAGGATTGGATATCAATTTATGGTTATCAAAAACGAGGGGCTGTAGTTGATTTTATGGAAGGCGCTTTGCTTGCTGACATCGATTCTCAAGATCCCAGTTGTTCTATGCTTGAATTTGGTCATTTACTCGGCAAATTAGGGCAATTAAAACTATTACGTTCAAGTGACATTATCTTTATCAAATCAATTTTAAAAAGTCCTCTGGTCAAATCTTTTAACGAATCTGAAAAAGCCTGGTTGTTGTTTATGCTGTGTGTGCTTCAGCAGCCCGAATATTTAGATGACTTTTTAAGTGAAGTTCTGGGCGAAAGAATTTTAATGCGTGAGCACGCCAAGCGCTCACAGTTATTACAAGTGATTTATCGAGCTTGCAAAAAATTACCTATCGAATTATTTGTCGGCTTAGAAGAGAGAGAATCTATGCTTGAGAGATTCGAGCAACTAGCAGCGGTTGCTTATCGACGTGAAATGATTGAAGCCAGAAGAAACGAAAAAATAAAGAGAAAGAAATATAAAAATAAAAAGAACAAAAAATCATTTGATTTTTATTCAGATGACAATACGAATTGA
- the sctC gene encoding type III secretion system outer membrane ring subunit SctC, translating into MKKIFIYHYVLLLFVGLSVSAWAEEIPKDQTKGYIAKKESVKGVFDALSSRINKPIILSKLAARKQIGGNFDLNNPQELIEYLSNELNLIWYYDGHSVYIYDGTEISNAFISLNNASFSAVKNFLVQSHLYDKRYPLRSDEINGLFYVSGPPIYIELVTKATRFLDSQAESGAGPEKVALIKLKNTFVEDRQYQYRNQTIVIPGIARIISHLLSSNPRSTLELMTPNATEAPSNIKSLASASASGSSTSNIDQIKLQGPLIKSIPNNNVQIVSNPNNNSLLVKGSSEQIAFVKTLVSELDQPKRHIELSVWIIDLDKNTLDQMGVDWKGGMNFKNQLGVRLNAGTSTLEGGQFIASVMALSRQKKANVVSRPMVLTQENIPAVFDNNRTFYSELLGEKNVKLENVTYGTLVSVLPRFTENNQIEMMINIEDGNEVSQSDHETKTSLPKVGRTNISTIARVPKGKSLLVGGYTRDANTSENTKIPGLGSLPLIGKLFSYENKSISSIVRVFLIQPREINAPLNRDASDLASDIIKSSSDIPLQDWVKNYLDSQS; encoded by the coding sequence ATGAAAAAAATATTCATTTATCATTATGTTTTACTGTTGTTTGTAGGCTTGTCTGTTTCTGCATGGGCTGAGGAAATTCCTAAAGATCAGACTAAGGGATATATTGCAAAAAAAGAAAGTGTAAAAGGTGTTTTTGACGCCCTGTCATCCCGTATCAATAAACCGATTATTTTGAGTAAATTGGCGGCGCGTAAACAGATTGGAGGGAATTTTGATTTAAATAATCCACAAGAACTCATTGAATACTTATCAAATGAATTAAATTTGATTTGGTATTACGATGGTCATTCTGTTTATATTTATGATGGAACAGAAATAAGTAATGCCTTTATTAGCTTAAATAATGCCTCTTTTTCTGCTGTCAAAAATTTTTTAGTGCAATCTCATCTTTATGATAAACGCTATCCTTTACGCAGTGACGAAATCAATGGTTTATTTTATGTTTCAGGACCTCCGATTTATATTGAATTAGTGACGAAAGCGACTCGGTTTTTAGATAGTCAAGCCGAATCAGGAGCGGGTCCAGAGAAAGTCGCTCTGATTAAGTTAAAAAATACCTTTGTAGAAGATAGACAATATCAATATCGCAATCAAACTATCGTGATACCAGGTATTGCGAGAATCATTAGTCATTTATTGTCATCTAACCCGCGGTCAACATTAGAGCTAATGACGCCGAACGCCACAGAGGCACCTTCCAACATAAAGAGTCTAGCTTCTGCTTCAGCAAGCGGGAGTTCAACTTCTAACATAGATCAGATCAAATTACAGGGGCCTTTAATAAAGAGCATCCCTAACAACAATGTGCAAATTGTATCAAACCCTAATAACAACAGTTTGTTGGTAAAAGGGTCTTCTGAACAAATTGCGTTTGTTAAAACATTAGTGTCTGAGCTAGATCAACCTAAGCGTCATATAGAGCTTTCTGTCTGGATTATTGATCTCGATAAAAATACATTGGATCAAATGGGTGTCGACTGGAAGGGCGGAATGAATTTTAAAAATCAATTGGGAGTCAGATTAAATGCAGGGACAAGCACCTTGGAAGGCGGGCAATTTATTGCCTCTGTGATGGCATTGAGTCGTCAAAAGAAAGCGAATGTCGTTTCTCGCCCTATGGTTTTAACACAAGAAAATATCCCGGCTGTTTTTGATAATAATAGAACTTTTTATAGCGAATTGCTTGGTGAAAAAAATGTGAAATTAGAAAATGTGACATACGGAACCCTGGTCAGTGTTTTGCCACGATTTACAGAAAACAATCAAATAGAGATGATGATCAATATTGAAGATGGTAATGAAGTTTCACAATCTGATCATGAGACAAAAACTTCATTACCTAAAGTTGGGCGGACCAATATCAGTACGATTGCACGCGTGCCTAAAGGGAAAAGTTTGCTTGTAGGAGGTTATACGCGTGATGCGAATACCTCCGAAAACACCAAAATTCCCGGTTTGGGCAGCTTACCTCTTATCGGTAAATTATTCAGCTACGAAAATAAATCTATATCAAGCATAGTTCGGGTATTTCTTATCCAGCCTCGTGAAATTAATGCCCCACTTAATCGAGATGCCAGTGATCTTGCAAGTGACATCATTAAAAGTTCATCTGATATCCCATTGCAGGATTGGGTAAAAAATTATTTGGATAGTCAATCATGA
- a CDS encoding helix-turn-helix domain-containing protein → MKIKNIQNVLNERHKKQITKMVIWFVQIGKMECKIQIQTASGNNSEMVFKSGWRGFVAINPSCLQIQSGSLRYKRINVMMMAKLQAFIDKSLVKKSAQHISKSDEAFAVVEVPDSSILHSRREIEYWLLGETLNPKSGTDQFLNLLRNTEWYWVVYFLLNEFNGNNRLKNLCQRYGLSLAHFRRICRIALGNTTKVALRDWRMVKAILDLVLKNQNLTEVAFEHGYASLSHFSSEVKEALGVSPKKLLQTITNTTN, encoded by the coding sequence ATGAAAATCAAAAACATACAAAATGTTTTAAATGAGCGACATAAAAAACAAATCACAAAAATGGTTATTTGGTTTGTTCAAATAGGAAAAATGGAATGCAAAATACAGATACAAACCGCCTCTGGCAACAATTCTGAGATGGTTTTTAAATCTGGCTGGCGCGGTTTTGTTGCCATAAATCCCTCGTGTCTTCAAATTCAAAGCGGCTCATTAAGATACAAAAGGATCAATGTCATGATGATGGCAAAATTACAAGCCTTTATAGATAAGTCCTTAGTTAAAAAAAGCGCACAGCATATCTCTAAATCTGACGAAGCTTTTGCCGTAGTAGAAGTGCCTGATAGTTCGATACTCCACTCTCGTCGTGAAATAGAATATTGGTTGTTGGGTGAAACTTTAAATCCAAAATCAGGCACAGATCAATTTCTTAACTTATTAAGAAATACAGAATGGTACTGGGTCGTTTATTTTCTTTTGAATGAATTTAATGGCAACAATAGATTAAAAAATCTTTGCCAACGGTATGGATTGTCTCTTGCACATTTTCGTCGTATCTGTCGTATCGCTTTAGGAAATACAACAAAAGTAGCATTACGAGATTGGCGTATGGTAAAAGCAATACTGGATTTAGTATTAAAAAATCAAAATTTGACTGAGGTCGCTTTTGAGCATGGCTACGCTTCTCTTTCTCATTTTTCTAGTGAAGTCAAAGAAGCTCTGGGAGTTTCACCGAAAAAATTATTGCAAACCATCACTAATACCACCAACTAA
- a CDS encoding EscV/YscV/HrcV family type III secretion system export apparatus protein, translating to MNKFLENVRNRPELLILALVIMIIAMLIIPLPTYLVDFLIGLNIVISLLVFMGSFYIDRILNFSTFPAVLLITTLFRLALSISTSRLILNDADAGEIVRTFGLFVIGDNLVVGFVIFGIVTIVQFIVITKGAERVAEVAARFSLDAMPGKQMSIDADLKAGVIDSDAAKERRSVLEKESQLYGSFDGAMKFIKGDAIAGIIVIFINFIGGISVGVSQHGMSMSSALSTYTMLTIGDGLVAQIPSLLIAISAGFIVTRVNGDGDNMGRTMMSQLVSNPFALMVTAGLALTIGFLPGFPLFVFVILAGVLSGFFIYKHFFEKKKGTEALEKADSKEEDSVFNETHSIDSSLGLIGNLDKVSSETVPFIMLVSSSDLEKLENQKLVEHLRSQFFIDYGIRLPNILLRASTTVSKNRAVFLINEIRAEEFVLQLDLLRIVNSSDELMQLEIETVLDNGTVWVKPEHKETLENMGYQLRSPIDELYHSMAALLSRHVSEYFGIQETKDMLDKLENKYPDLMKEIMRHATIQRITEVLQRLLSERISVRNMRLIMESLALWMPREKDVISLVEHVRGGLSRYICHKFSVNNELRSIVLSSEVEDMIRQGIRNTSGGTFLNLEPAVSDQLMDLFSVNLENLLIDHKDLVLLSSVDTRRFVKKFIESRFRDLEVMSFGEISETVSVNVLKTI from the coding sequence ATGAATAAATTTTTAGAAAATGTACGGAACCGACCAGAGTTATTGATCCTCGCTTTAGTCATCATGATTATTGCGATGCTGATCATCCCTCTACCAACTTATCTTGTTGATTTTTTAATCGGGCTCAATATCGTGATTTCCTTATTGGTATTTATGGGATCCTTCTACATTGACCGAATTCTAAATTTTTCTACTTTCCCTGCGGTTTTGTTGATTACCACTTTATTTCGGCTCGCTTTGTCGATTAGTACCAGCCGATTGATATTAAATGACGCGGATGCCGGAGAAATCGTGCGCACATTCGGGTTATTTGTCATCGGCGATAATTTAGTGGTCGGTTTTGTTATTTTTGGGATCGTCACCATTGTGCAATTTATCGTCATTACAAAAGGGGCAGAACGTGTTGCTGAAGTCGCCGCCCGTTTTTCTCTTGATGCTATGCCTGGTAAACAGATGAGTATCGATGCGGATTTGAAAGCGGGCGTCATTGATTCCGATGCTGCCAAAGAACGGCGATCTGTTTTAGAAAAAGAAAGCCAGCTGTATGGTTCCTTTGACGGTGCGATGAAATTTATTAAAGGAGATGCGATTGCAGGTATTATCGTTATTTTTATCAACTTTATCGGGGGGATAAGTGTGGGTGTCAGCCAGCATGGTATGAGTATGTCATCGGCGCTTTCTACTTATACCATGTTGACCATAGGAGACGGCCTGGTAGCTCAAATCCCTTCATTATTGATTGCAATCAGTGCCGGTTTTATCGTGACCCGAGTAAATGGGGACGGTGACAACATGGGTCGTACCATGATGAGTCAATTAGTATCAAACCCATTTGCGTTGATGGTTACGGCAGGATTAGCATTGACCATTGGGTTTTTACCCGGCTTTCCTCTATTTGTTTTTGTCATTTTAGCCGGTGTTTTAAGTGGATTTTTTATATACAAACATTTCTTTGAAAAAAAGAAAGGCACAGAGGCTTTAGAAAAAGCTGATAGTAAAGAAGAAGATAGCGTATTTAATGAGACACATTCTATTGACAGTTCTTTGGGGCTGATTGGTAATTTAGATAAAGTTTCATCCGAAACCGTACCTTTTATTATGCTGGTGTCTTCTTCTGATTTAGAAAAATTAGAAAATCAAAAATTAGTAGAGCATTTACGTAGCCAATTCTTTATTGATTATGGTATTCGTCTCCCTAACATCTTGTTAAGGGCATCGACTACCGTATCAAAAAATCGAGCTGTTTTCTTGATCAATGAAATTCGAGCAGAAGAATTTGTACTTCAGCTTGATTTATTGAGAATCGTCAACAGCTCAGATGAGCTTATGCAACTAGAGATAGAGACTGTGCTCGATAACGGTACTGTCTGGGTGAAACCTGAACATAAAGAAACACTGGAAAATATGGGGTATCAATTACGTTCACCAATAGATGAACTTTATCACAGCATGGCAGCTTTACTGTCTCGTCATGTAAGCGAATATTTTGGTATCCAGGAAACGAAAGACATGTTGGATAAACTGGAAAATAAATATCCTGATTTAATGAAAGAAATTATGAGGCACGCCACAATACAAAGGATTACCGAAGTACTACAGCGTTTACTCTCTGAACGTATTTCGGTTCGTAATATGCGGCTGATTATGGAATCTTTAGCTTTATGGATGCCTCGTGAAAAAGATGTCATCTCGTTAGTCGAACATGTTCGTGGTGGACTATCTCGATACATCTGTCATAAATTTTCTGTCAATAATGAACTCAGGTCGATCGTTTTATCATCAGAAGTGGAAGATATGATACGTCAAGGAATAAGAAACACATCAGGGGGGACTTTTCTTAATTTAGAGCCTGCGGTATCTGATCAATTAATGGATTTATTTTCTGTTAATTTAGAAAATTTATTGATTGATCATAAAGATTTAGTCCTTTTATCATCGGTTGACACCCGACGTTTTGTTAAAAAATTTATAGAGTCTCGTTTTCGAGATTTAGAAGTGATGTCATTTGGAGAAATCTCTGAAACGGTCTCTGTAAATGTTCTTAAAACCATTTAA